One Bubalus bubalis isolate 160015118507 breed Murrah chromosome 10, NDDB_SH_1, whole genome shotgun sequence genomic window carries:
- the PRR18 gene encoding proline-rich protein 18 — MPFPPAPPPPPTPAPGVPAARPPPRKPGAPRKAAAPACAPPGPSPPAAAAEKKRRPPERPPGPLSSSWPSATLKRPPARRAPGPASPRAPAPCASRPAGSGDGPAGTAASGARTAASGAGPDAALRFSLSLTPEAVLVIQRRHLERQLLARPRRAPPADAGRPPAPCPRAAGLGRRLAPPPPPVPVPGPRPADLRSLLKVSLLNERHKYDDVEYEEEAVAADEGLVRKCTEWLRGVESAAAARDRAGPLDALPHLSSL; from the coding sequence ATGCCGTTcccgcccgcgccgccgccgccgcccaccCCGGCCCCGGGGGTCCCCGCCGCGCGCCCGCCGCCCCGGAAGCCCGGCGCCCCGCGCAAGGCGGCGGCGCCCGCCTGCGCCCCGCCCGGACCCTCGCCGCCCGCCGCGGCCGCCGAGAAGAAGAGGAGGCCTCCCGAGCGGCCCCCGGGGCCGCTGTCCAGCTCCTGGCCCTCCGCCACTCTGAAGCGGCCGCCGGCCCGCCGCGCCCCCGGCCCGGCCTCCCCGCGCGCCCCGGCCCCGTGCGCGTCACGGCCGGCAGGTTCCGGCGACGGCCCCGCGGGGACCGCGGCCTCAGGGGCGCGGACCGCCGCCTCGGGCGCCGGGCCCGACGCCGCCCTGCGCTTCTCGCTGAGCCTCACGCCCGAGGCCGTGCTGGTCATCCAGCGGCGCCACCTGGAGAGGCAGCTGCTGGCTCGGCCCCGGCGGGCGCCCCCAGCCGACGCCGGGCGCccgcccgccccctgcccccgggCCGCGGGCCTCGGCCGCCGTctggccccgccgccgccgcccgtcCCCGTCCCCGGCCCGCGGCCCGCCGACCTGCGCTCGCTGCTCAAGGTGTCGCTGCTCAACGAGCGGCACAAATACGACGACGTGGAGTACGAGGAGGAGGCCGTGGCCGCCGACGAGGGCCTGGTGCGCAAGTGCACCGAGTGGCTGCGCGGCGTGGAGTCGGCGGCCGCCGCGCGCGACCGGGCGGGGCCCCTGGACGCGCTGCCGCACCTGAGCTCGCTGTGA